Genomic segment of Populus nigra chromosome 14, ddPopNigr1.1, whole genome shotgun sequence:
ttattaaaacatgggtcaaaaattgggtagcaacaatgtatctatatgtatatatactaattattATATCTATATTGCAGAGTATGAGATATTGAATTCTTGAGTGTTTAGTGTGTGTTTGCAGGAgctttttcatcctttttatcGGTCAAGTTTAGTATATTTTCATGCCATAtcctacaatatatatatatatatatatatatatatatatatatatatatatatatatatatatatatatattgatgattaGAGGAGACGCAAGACACAATAGACATCATCgatcaattctaattaattcCAAATTGCAGTGAAAGAAAAGtctcgatagcaaaaatagtaTGCCAAGTTAGGAGCtagaattttataatatatgatttGGAGGTGCTATTTTTAAAGGATGTTTGTCGTCTTTGAATTTCTTAGGTTGTTATCTATATATCACgtattagaaaatttatctagAAGTTCATGAATTTGAGGGAGCATCGTCATGGAAAGCGTGTTGGTGTGTAGTATAATTTTGAGAAGTGATGCTGAGTCAAATATGAAGATATATAAGCCTCTCCCTTCACAATTTGCCCAAAAGtattaaatttagttctcaATTAAAATTCGTTCCCAAGTACAAAACCCCTATTGACTTTGTGATGGATTTCTTGTAAGACTTCATTGCCTAATTGGCTCCTATTTGGTAGACGAACACATTTAGCCAGTACCcagcaaaatattatttatcataAATGGCGGTTGAGGGATGGGTTAAGAGCTAGCAATGGACTAATTAGAACCTTTTTCACGTAGAAGGGATAGATTTGAGCGAATTAATAGTCATTTTACTCTCATTGTCTATCATTCTACTCATCTTTTCAGAAATTGGAACTTCAAATATCTGAATTTTTCGGCTATCCATGTACACATAATTAAAAGGGTAGGATGCAAAGGTTTATCAAGTCGGTAAAAGCAGTGATTGATTAGGATAGACAAATGGACTTTTCGTTGCCGTGCTTACTTTGTGATATCTTGTAGAAAAGTCGCATGCCTGCCTGCGCCAGATTTCCTATAAAAATCTAGCTACCATGCATAGACCACAAAGTGCAAAGACATTACAATTACACAATTTCTCATCAAGTTCAAGGTTGATAACTAAGCTCgtacaatttaattttgttgtttgacACAGGCAGCCATGTTGGGGTTGATTAGAGGTTTGAGCTTCATTTGTCTACTGATGGCTATATCATGCTTGGCTCAGGGCCCTCCTGTGCTTGATACTGATGGAAACCCTGTTACAAGAGGGGTAGAATACTATGTAGATCCTGCTGTAACTGATGTTGCTGGTGGTTTAACTCTAGTGACTCGCAATGGATCTTGTCCATCTTATGTTGGTCAGGTTCCTATTGGTCCTGGTAATGTTCAAGGCCTTCCAGTCATCTTCACCCCAAGAAATTCTGGAGAGACTGTCATCACTGAAAATACTCAATTCACTGTTGCATTTTCAGCTGCTTCGATTTGTGTTTCACATACTACATGGGGTATAGGCGAGGAAGACCCAGAGACGACAAGGAGACTTATTGTGATTGGTGATGAACCAGCCATCTTTAGTATTAGCCGTAATCAAGCACCAGGTCCCTATACTTTTGGCTATTGCCCAGAATGCAACACTCCTCCACCTTGTGGGAGGCCAAGATGTGGGATTGCAGGTATTCTGGAACAGAATGGAACGAGGTTCTTAACCATAGATGGCCCTGCATTTCCTTTCAGCTTTAGAAGGGCTTGAGTTCTTCTCCTTTGCAAAATATAAGTAGATGACGTTCTGGCATTGTAATAGtacaaataaatcattttatactTAGAAGCGCCTAAGTTATTCTCCAAAGAAGAATAAGTGCCTTGGTGTCATTGTAATatcaggaaataaatggagatcTTTCTTGATGCTTAGAATTCAAtttagttatcttatatatataaaagaataagcATAACAACACCtgtgatgaaatttaaaaaaaaaataaaaattgcaaacACCATGACCGATATAAAAAATCTCTGGAGCTGTGATACTATAAACCCACAAAGACATTCAAAACTGTGAATCAAAACTGAAGCATAGAATGGAGGCCGTATTAAGCACGAAAAACCTTCACAATATATTGGAGACACCACATCACGACATGGGATAATTAGATCCAAGCCACAATACTACATATTCTATTCACTTATAATcagattgaaagatgaaatttctTTAGGAAAAATCCTCCAATGAAGAAGATAATTCAAGCACTTTAATAACAAGAAGCAAATATTCAgcctcatttaaatttttaattcccACATGTGCAGATAAATAACTCATCACAAAGTCACCATGGTCATGAAGAACCCCTCCATTAACAGTAGGACCACGTTTGccaaaagaaaaaccatcaaCATTCCACTTTAGCGTATATAGTTCAGGTGGATATCATGAAATGGAAGGTGGAAGGTGTAGAACACTTGGTATTTGACGATCACTCGCTGAAATTAAGAACTAAATTCTAGTACttgaattaaaaacataatcaaataattcaatttagttATCTATGATCTTTGCTGTTGTGCTCTAATTAGAGAATTATCTTTATGGAATGGGAATGAGTGCTTAATTACTTCTATCCAACAACAAACATTAAGAGTAGATATAAGTTAAGGGAaacgtgttttttttagtaGGAAACGTGGGAGGATCCGCATTGAAAAGAGAATATAAAataggaagtttttttttggataattatcgaaaatatattaaaaatgtcaTATAATGAATAGCCAAAGCAATATACTCTAAAATAGCAGATATATACAAGTTAAAATCTTACTAATGTTTCAAGACTTCGAAACATTGCCAAACAATGCAAAGATTTAACCAAGTTATTGCGAAATTCCTTGCAAAGTAATCAACTAATTTCTAGCTGTGAGACTAGAGGAGCTTTAAGAAACTGCACAGAGTGCAAAATCTTATGGCGTTGCGAGAAACTTCAAGACATTAATACAGTTTTTCTTGGGTTGGACTAGTAATCTGAAAAGGATTGGTTAGCTGTAGCAAGAGCATGAAGAGTTGAGTATTCCTCATTGTCTGATAATTTCCAGCAGTAAAACTAGGAATTGTTCAAAATGAATAGTATGCTCCAACCAACCCttgttttattgtctttaattaattaattggataaTTAAGACAACACAGACTTTTCTCTAGTATATCCACACACACGATACTGAAAGTAGACGATTTTTTGGGAAATTCAATTGCTTTAATTGTGGGTATACACGAGAAATTTGGTCAAACTGAACATTCAAATCCTATATGAATTTGATAATGACTTTCTAGGTACTAGCATTTTCCCGTTACCTAGTTCCTGATAATTAACCAGCTCAAAGAATTTGGAAGGGATCATTAATTTTGTTCCGGTTGTGAATAGTTCTCCTCCTCCTTCGATTACTTGCTCCAACAGATCTCTTCATAATTACTCCACCCATGAGACAGTATTTCAAAGCTTACAGTCTAAGTATTTCAGCTgccatttttttggttttacacTGTTCCTCGAGTTAATTTTGTACAACGTTTGATTAGTATCGccgaacaaataaaaataaaaacagataccaaaaaaaattgtttggttaaaaggataagaacaaaaacataaaatgaatATATCTATGGGATAAATATacaatgaatttatatattttttaaattaaatggcACATGGCACTAGGGGAGCATATTTCCTCTGTTTTCCTCCTTCGATTACTTGCTCCAACAGATCTCTTCATAATTAGTCCACCCATGAGACAATATCCCTAAGTGTATTAAAGACACCGTTAAACTGGATTCATTAGATAACAATGCAACAGATGAAAATGGATAATTACCCAAGGACTTTTTTGTTGCCGTGCCGTAATAGAGAaattgttggggattccggcTCCCCTATACGCGGgccggtgatgtactgatagttACCCATTAATGTCAAGATAACAAATGCTCTGCTTCAGCCACCTCTGCTTCAGCCACCTGTCAAAGAGAATAGAGAATATAATGGTTAGCGAGTTTGTTAATATGGTTAGGCAGTTAATGAATTCTGTTACAGTTGAGTAGAAAACGTAACCAAGCTTCTCATCTTCTGTTGATATAAAATGAATGTAACAGTGCTGGGAACGTATTAAGTGAATAAAACACATagacatttttcttcttcctctgcatTACAGCAGCATCTTTCCCTACTTCTATTTTGCTTCTTGTTCATCTCTGTATCAATTCTTGCTAGatttcatggtatcagagcttaggATTGTTAGTATCTTGTGAGCTTGTGATTTCTCTACTTCTAATCTCTGTTTCTGGCGTTATTATCACCatattcaaccaaaaaaattcCATAATAATGATCTGCCTATCATCTGTTTGATATATTGTCTAACTGAAAGACTTCTCTTCAAACACTCTTCTCAAACCTGTGATTCTCTTCATCTTCTGTCGCTTGAACTTCAAAAATGGTAACAACTTCTCAACTACAGATCATCCAATCTCCCATTACCTCTTTACTTCCTACAGTTTCAACAGCAGTAACCGTTAAATTGGATGACACAAATTACCTCATCTGGAACTTTCAAATGCAAATTCTACTGGAGAGTCATGGTATTTTAGGATTTGTTGATGGATCAACAAAGTGTCCACATCGGTTTGATGCAGCCTCTGATGTTGAaggtgctgaaactgatgattACAAAATTTGGAAAATGCATGATCGGGCATTGATGCAGTTGATTATTGCTACCCTCTCTTCAACTGCAATCTCTTACGTTATTGGATGTGTTAGCTCTCATGACATGTGGATTCAACTGAAGGATAGATTTTCCACAATCTCTAAGGCACGGATTTTTCAGATGAAAAGTGAGCTTCAAACCATCAAGAAGGGGTCCGATACTGTGACTCAATATTTGCAAAAAATCAAAGATGCTCGGGATCATCTTTCTGCAGCAGGGGTTTATTTTGAAGATGATGACATTGTCATCTTAGCTCTCAATGGTCTTCCTTCTGATTATAACACCTTTCGGTGTATGGTTCGCGGCCGAGACAACGTGTTATCTCTTAAAGATTTT
This window contains:
- the LOC133672440 gene encoding kunitz type trypsin inhibitor 104-like; this encodes MLGLIRGLSFICLLMAISCLAQGPPVLDTDGNPVTRGVEYYVDPAVTDVAGGLTLVTRNGSCPSYVGQVPIGPGNVQGLPVIFTPRNSGETVITENTQFTVAFSAASICVSHTTWGIGEEDPETTRRLIVIGDEPAIFSISRNQAPGPYTFGYCPECNTPPPCGRPRCGIAGILEQNGTRFLTIDGPAFPFSFRRA